In the Mytilus trossulus isolate FHL-02 chromosome 1, PNRI_Mtr1.1.1.hap1, whole genome shotgun sequence genome, one interval contains:
- the LOC134694012 gene encoding small ribosomal subunit protein uS10 → MSYKEGKAPASEEATIHRIRITLTSRNVKSLEKVCADLIKGAKEKSLKVKGPVRMPTKILRITTRKTPCGEGSKTWDRFQMRIHKRLIDLHSPSEIVKQITSISIEPGVEVEVTIADA, encoded by the exons ATG tcATACAAGGAAGGGAAAGCCCCTGCATCTGAGGAGGCAACAATTCACAGAATAAGAATCACTCTTACAAGCAGAAATGTCAAAAGTCTAGAAAAAG TGTGTGCAGATTTGATAAAGGGAGCAAAGGAGAAGTCTTTGAAGGTTAAAGGACCAGTCCGTATGCCAACCAAGATTCTTCGTATTACCACCCGTAAGACCCCCTGTGGAGAAGGTTCTAAAACCTGGGATAGATTCCAGATGAGGATCCACAAGCGTCTGATTGATTTACACAGTCCTTCAGAAATTGTCAAACAGATC ACATCTATTAGCATTGAACCAGGAGTAGAGGTTGAAGTAACCATTGCTGATGCATAA
- the LOC134694007 gene encoding transmembrane 9 superfamily member 4-like: protein MATKMTLLLAGVVIMATYCNGFYVPGVAPVEFNREEAVEVRAVKMTSVKTQLPFDYYSSPFCEPIGGKDYKAENLGEVLRGDRIVNTPYKIQMATPKKCSILCDQKTFSEKQSKEMAERIKHSYFVHLIVDNLPCATKFELMETGQTQYEHGYRLGFEKDNVAYINNHLKFVLKYHSDDQLTYRVVGFEIEAKSVGSKNYVKEADNKCTIKDAAPQPINEKGPTEILFTYEVEWHQSDIRWASRWDIYLTMSDVQIHWFSIINSVVVVIFLSGILTMIMVRTLRKDIAKYNREDDLEETLEETGWKLVHGDVFRPPKHTKLLSSLIGAGVQIFSMAVITIFFAMLGMLSPASRGALMTAAIFLFVFMGVFAGFFSARLYKTMKGLQWKKSAIQTATLYPGIMFGVTFLLNFFIWGKHSSGALPFTTMLALLCMWFGISTPLVFLGYYFGYRKQPYQHPVRTNQIPRQVPEQQWYMNHWIGVLMSGILPFGAMFIELFFIFSAIWENQFYYLFGFLFLVFIILVISVSQISIVMSYFQLCGEDYHWWWRSFIVSGGSAIYVLAYSVFYFYTKLEITEFIPTLLYFGYTFLMVVTFWILTGTIGFYAAYFFIRKIYGAIKID from the exons ATGGCGACGAAAATGACACTACTTCTTGCCGGC GTTGTTATCATGGCTACTTACTGTAACGGATTCTATGTACCAGGAGTAGCACCAGTAGAGTTTAACAGAGAAGAAGCAGTAGAAGTTAGG gcTGTCAAAATGACCAGTGTAAAAACACAGCTGCCATTTGACTACTATTCATCACCATTCTGTGAACCTATTGGCGGAAAAGACTATAAAGCTGAAAATCTAG GTGAAGTACTTAGAGGTGACAGAATTGTTAATACTCCATACAAA atCCAGATGGCTACaccaaaaaaatgttctattcTCTGTGATCAGAAAACCTTCTCTGAGAAACAATCAAAAGAAATGGCAGAGAGAATTAAACATTCTTACTTTGTTCATTT GATAGTGGACAATCTCCCTTGTGCTACAAAGTTTGAATTAATGGAGACTGGACAAACACAGTATGAACATGGGTATAGACTGGGATTTGAAAAAGATAATGTG GCTTATATAAACAATCATCTGAAGTTTGTGTTGAAGTACCACTCAGATGACCA GTTGACATACAGAGTTGTAGGATTTGAAATTGAAGCAAAGAG TGTTGGTAGCAAAAACTATGTTAAAGAAGCAGATAATAAATGTACTATTAAAGATGCAGCACCACAACCAATtaatgagaaag GTCCAACTGAGATATTGTTTACCTATGAAGTTGAATGGCATCAAAGTGACATTCGTTGGGCTTCTAGATGGGATATCTACCTGACAATGAGTGATGTACAGATCCATTGGTTCTCTATCATCAAttctgttgttgttgttatatttctGTCAG GTATATTGACTATGATCATGGTGAGAACATTGAGAAAGGATATTGCAAAATACAACAGAGAAGATGATTTG GAAGAAACATTAGAAGAAACTGGTTGGAAGTTGGTTCATGGGGATGTTTTCAGACCACCAAAACACACCAAGCTTTTGTCATCTCTTATTGGTGCTGGGGTGCAAATATTTTCCATGGCAGTCATCACAATAT tttttgcCATGTTAGGAATGTTGTCACCAGCATCAAGAGGAGCCCTGATGACTGCTGCAATCTTCTTGTTTGTGTTTATGGG TGTTTTTGCTGGTTTCTTCTCAGCCAgactgtataaaacaatgaaaggATTACAGTGGAAAAAGTCAGCCATACAG ACTGCCACTTTGTATCCAGGAATTATGTTTGGTGTGACATTCTTGTTGAACTTTTTCATCTGGGGAAAACATTCATCAGGAGCT CTGCCATTTACAACCATGTTAGCTTTGTTGTGTATGTGGTTTGGTATTTCTACACCTTTGGTATTTCTAGGCTACTACTTTGGGTACAGAAAGCAG CCATATCAACACCCAGTTAGAACCAATCAAATTCCCCGACAGGTACCAGAACAACAATGGTACATGAATCATTGGATTGG agtATTAATGTCTGGAATTTTACCTTTTGGAGCTATGTTTATAGAACTTTTCTTCATCTTCTCA GCCATCTGGGAGAATCAGTTTTACTACTTATTTGGTTTCCTCTTCTTAGTATTTATAATCCTTGTAATCTCAGTGTCACAGATTTCCATTGTAATGTCATATTTCCAGTTGTGTGGAGAG GACTACCATTGGTGGTGGAGATCCTTTATTGTGTCCGGTGGTTCAGCTATTTATGTATTAGCATACtctgtattttatttctatacaaAG TTAGAGATTACAGAATTCATACCAACATTACTGTACTTTGGCTACACATTTTTGATGGTTGTAACTTTCTGGATCTTAACTGGAACAATAGGATTCTATGCTGCATATTTCTTCATTAGGAAAATCTATGGTGCAATTAAAATAGATTAA